CTGCACTTCGTCGGCGCCGACCTGCGCGACGTCGACCTCTCGCGCGCCAACTTGAACGGCGCGGCCTTCGTCGGCGCGGACCTGGAGAACGCGCGCTTCGACGACGCCGACCTGCGCAACACGCGCTTCACCGGCGTGCGCTTCGCCAACACCTCGTTCGCGCGCGCCAAGCTCGAGAACGTCACGATGGAAGGCGTGCGGCTCGGGCCGGGCGCGATCGTCGGCGCCGACTGGACGAGCTTCGTGCGCCGCTGCGTCGGCTGCGACCTGAGCGGAAGGGCGAGCATCCCACGCCGCTATCGCACGTACGCCGATGTCGAACAGCGCCTGCGCGAGCTCGCGCTGCACCCGCCGACGATTCCGCCGGACGTGATGCGCCGGCTGCACGAGCTGGAGCTGCACCCGCCGGCGGTTCCGCCGCTGCCGCCGCTTCCCGACTGGTTCGATTCGACGCCGCCCGCGCCGCCCGCGCCGCCCGCGCCGCCTGCGCCGCCGCCCGCACCCCCGGTACCACCGGCGCCGCCGGCATCACCGTAAACGCGCGCGAAGCCGAGGAGGGGACGTGAACCTCCTCGGCTTCGATTTTCGCTTGGTTGCGAGATCTAGCGGCGGAAAGCGGTCAGCCCGATGAGCGCGGCGACGCGCGAACGCTTCGCCTCGAAGCGCGGGAGCCACGAGTCGCGCGGGTAGTGCGCGCGCCAGTCGTTCATCGCGTCGTCGACGAGCGCGAGCTTTCCGGCCATCGCGGCGAGGTTCCGGTCGCCGCCGACCGCGCGCCGCTCCAGCCCGTCGAGCTCGTTGCGGATGCCGAGCACGCTCATCTTCATCCGGCCGAAATACTGATCGGCCGGCGCCAGATCGCGCATGCCCGCCTGCGCGGCGGCGCTCGCGAACGCGACGAACAGCATCGCCGTCGCGAGGATCTTACTCACGTGGAAGTTGCGCATACTCGGACTCCGGGTAGGTTGCGATCAGCCAGTCGAGCATGTCGTTGCGGCGCACGCGCGCGTCGTCCATCTCGAGCTTGCCGTACAGTTGCGCGAGCGCGTAGGCGTACTTGGGGATCCACGGATCGCGCGGGAAGTGCCGCTGCCAGTCGTGGAGCGCGTCTTCGACGAGCACGGCTTTGTCGTAGATGTGCTCGGCTTGGTCGGGCTGAGCGTCGGCGCGCGCGCTGAGCTCGGTGAGCGCGTTGCGCACGCCGAGGATGCTCATCTTCAGACGTCCGAAGTAGCGATCGGCGGGGGCGAGGTTTCGCGAAGGGTCGGCGAACGCCGGCGCTGCGAACGTGATCGCGAGCACCAGCGCGAAGAGGGTCCGTCTCATGGGTGCACGTCCTTGTCGGTGAGTTGACGAAGCACTCGCGTTCCAATCCTCGGAGCGCGAGCGTATCGAGTTCATCGGCGCGCCCGGCAAAACGTTAAGCCGCTTCCCTCGCTAGAAGCGGCTCAAATGAGTGTTTTCGGCGGGACTGTGACCGTGCTTACTCGGGGTCGCCGAAGAGGAACGCAAGATCGTCGCGCGTGAGCGTCTTCGCGACCGCGCTGTCGGCTTTCACGACCGCCTTCGAGAGCGCCGTCTTGCGCTCGGCGAGCGCGCGAATTTTTTCTTCCACCGAGCCGGCCGTCACCATGCGGTACGCGGTGACCGGGCGCGTTTGCCCGATGCGATGTGTGCGGTCGATCGCTTGACGCTCGACCGCCGGATTCCACCACGGATCGTACAAGATCACGTAGTCCGCCGCGGTCAGCGTGAGCCCGACGCCGCCGGCTTTCAGCGAGCACAGAAACACCGGCGGACCGTCGTCGCTCATGAAACGGTCGACTTCGATCTGGCGGTCGCGGTCTTTCGTCGAGCCGTCGAGGTAGCCGTACGGAATCGCGCGGCGGTCGAGCACGCCGCGCATGATGCGCAGCATCGACGCGAACGCGCTGAACACGAGCACTTTGTGGCCGCCGTCGAGCACTTCTTCGACCGTCTCGATGAACGCGTCGAACTTGCCGCTCGCCTCGGGATCGTCGAGATATTCGGGAACGAGCAGGCCCGGATGCGCGCAGACTTGCCGCAAACGCGTCAGCGCCGCCAGCACGTGCACCGTCGCCGACTCCGAGCCTTCTTCGTCGTACTTCGCGAGCACGTCGCGCCGCGCGGCCTCGGCGATCCCGCGGTACAACCGCCGCTGCAGCGGCGTGAGCTCGCACTCGATCACCGCTTCGGTGCGCTCGGGCAGCTCGCGCGCGACGTCTTCCTTGGTGCGCCGCAGCAAGAACGGCTCGAGCCGCGAGCGCAGCGCCGCGGCGGCGCCTTCGTCGCCGTCGGCGATCGGCAGCTCGAACCGCCGCCGGAACGAGGTCTCCGAACCGAGCAAACCGGGCTCGACGAACCCGAAGATCGCCCACAGATCGCGCAGCGAGTTCTCGACCGGCGTGCCGGTCAGCGCCAGCCGGTGATCGGCCTGCAAGCCGCGCACCACCTTGGCGATCTGCGAGGCGGGGTTCTTCGCGTTCTGCGCCTCGTCGAGCACCAGCGTGCGGAAGCGAAAGCGCTCGAGCTGCTGCGCGTCGAGCCGCGCCAGCGCGTACGAGGTGACGACGACGTCGTACTCGTGGATCGTCTCGTACTTCGCCGCGCGCTCGCTCCCGGATTGCAATCGCAGCGTCCGCAGCGAGGGCGCGAACTTCTTGATCTCGTTCTCCCACGTGTGCGTCACCGACGTCGGCGAAATCACGAGGATCGGCGATGCGCCCTCGAGCTCTTTGCGCCGCTCGACGTGCGCGATTACTTCCAACGTCTTGCCGAGCCCCATCTCGTCGGCTAAGATGCCGCCGAACCGGAACGACGCAAGGTACGACAAGAAATCCAAGCCGCGCCGCTGGTAGTCGCGCAGCACGTCTTTCAGCATCCGCGGCGGTTCGACTTCTTCGATGCCTTCGAAGTTGCGCAGCCGTTCGCGAATGCGTTCTACTTCTTCCGGCAACGCGACGTCGCCGAAGGCTTCGTGCAGCTCGTCGCGCATCGCGACGAGCGACGCCAGTCCGGTGCGGCGGCGGTCCGTCAGTTCCGAGAGCAGGTTCTGGCGCGAGCGCAAGTCGCCGACGTCGACGAGCTTGCCGCGCAATTCGGCGTAGCGGCCTTTCGCGCCGAGCAGCGCGCGCAGCTCGTCGCGCGTGAGCGGTTCGCCACCGCCGACGAACACCGAGACGTCCAGCTCGAACCAGTCGCCGGCCTCGGAGCGGTTCGCGCTGACGGCGACGTCGACGCTGCCGCCGCCGGCGAGCGCGGCGAGCGACTCGTCGAGGCGCACTTCGGTGTCGTCCCAGGCCGGCCACAGCGCGCGCACCACGTCCGCCGCGCGGTCGGCGTCGTGCAGCGCGAAGCCGTCACCGCCGCGCGGGACGAAGCCCGCGTCCAAGAACCGGCGCGCGAACGCGCGCGCGACGTCGGGCGCCCAGCGCACGAAGCGCTTCCCGCTCGCGCTGACCGCACCGTGCGCGCTGAACGGCGCGAAGACTCCGCTGCCGCGGTCGACGAACGCCAGCCGCGCCAGCAGCGCGCCCTCGCGCCACGCCGCGCGCACCAGGAGTCCCGGCCGCTCGGCATCGACGACGCCCAGGTCGG
This Candidatus Eremiobacterota bacterium DNA region includes the following protein-coding sequences:
- a CDS encoding pentapeptide repeat-containing protein yields the protein MLRPIALGLAALALTLAVPAAPAGAEDNLVRQLVNACTGCRFPHDLRGRDLHGLHFVGADLRDVDLSRANLNGAAFVGADLENARFDDADLRNTRFTGVRFANTSFARAKLENVTMEGVRLGPGAIVGADWTSFVRRCVGCDLSGRASIPRRYRTYADVEQRLRELALHPPTIPPDVMRRLHELELHPPAVPPLPPLPDWFDSTPPAPPAPPAPPAPPPAPPVPPAPPASP
- a CDS encoding DEAD/DEAH box helicase, which codes for MTPYALWRSRLPAQIGTWFARDLTRDALFLVEGGRVVLRSVQPARIEAAVKAKPPVGTAVEWSSGTGPQALRAVCTCGASGVCEHVVATLEVVRTAEEAAPPVLDLDGAEPDLSWLPDAEPDASRARARAVWPVLSIAPGGALSGALYLDTPRLRGVIRDADAIVAMMDQTPADDWDDVDRTLLRDDAVQEAFGSRASPKALARALFRLARHPRLRFDEAPGENRHPSELASFAVETRGVRLRAVRAGARFVPLLEAPDGTPVDPAGAAVVDGPPPWLVAERAAYLLDGLFDPRRVIAAARAATAAPPRGDGGVPSVRAIARVAPFLTPEERADLGVVDAERPGLLVRAAWREGALLARLAFVDRGSGVFAPFSAHGAVSASGKRFVRWAPDVARAFARRFLDAGFVPRGGDGFALHDADRAADVVRALWPAWDDTEVRLDESLAALAGGGSVDVAVSANRSEAGDWFELDVSVFVGGGEPLTRDELRALLGAKGRYAELRGKLVDVGDLRSRQNLLSELTDRRRTGLASLVAMRDELHEAFGDVALPEEVERIRERLRNFEGIEEVEPPRMLKDVLRDYQRRGLDFLSYLASFRFGGILADEMGLGKTLEVIAHVERRKELEGASPILVISPTSVTHTWENEIKKFAPSLRTLRLQSGSERAAKYETIHEYDVVVTSYALARLDAQQLERFRFRTLVLDEAQNAKNPASQIAKVVRGLQADHRLALTGTPVENSLRDLWAIFGFVEPGLLGSETSFRRRFELPIADGDEGAAAALRSRLEPFLLRRTKEDVARELPERTEAVIECELTPLQRRLYRGIAEAARRDVLAKYDEEGSESATVHVLAALTRLRQVCAHPGLLVPEYLDDPEASGKFDAFIETVEEVLDGGHKVLVFSAFASMLRIMRGVLDRRAIPYGYLDGSTKDRDRQIEVDRFMSDDGPPVFLCSLKAGGVGLTLTAADYVILYDPWWNPAVERQAIDRTHRIGQTRPVTAYRMVTAGSVEEKIRALAERKTALSKAVVKADSAVAKTLTRDDLAFLFGDPE